The following DNA comes from Brassica oleracea var. oleracea cultivar TO1000 chromosome C5, BOL, whole genome shotgun sequence.
TAGGGTTAACTAATCTAGACTTAGGGTTTAGAAATTTTATTAAAGGGAAAAAATGTACCCTAGGGTTAACTAATCTAGACTTAGGGTTTAGAAGTAAGGAGTGGGGTTTTGGGGATAGAGTTTCAAATTTTAAGAAATAAAAAATAAATATTAAAATTTTCAAAATAAAAAGGGGCTATTTTTGTCTTTTTTCTTGAAATCTATTTTTGTGACAAAAACTTAAAAAGAGCTATTTGAGAGAATTGCCCTAGATTTTTCTATTTAAGGATATATTTTTTATAAAATAAAAATATTTTATTTTAGTGTATATACACATTAATTAACTTTTTGAAATTTGACACTCATATTAGTTTTATTATATTATTGGTGTATATAAAATATGTCTCATAGAATGCAGTTTTAGATATAATTTTATTGAACCTCATAATATATTAAGTGTTAAAAAATATAAAGATAATTCAATTATGAATGTAAAACAAACAATATAATGGTTGGTTTATACTTATATATAAAATGTATGTACAAAAGTTTCTTATTTATAGGGAATTATAATATTTTTTATTAATTCTGGTGGAAAACAAACCTATGTACTTTAAAATTCATAAACAATTGAAAGAGAAGAACAATGGTTCTTTTCGGTATAATTTTCTTGACGCTTTTCTTTTTAGTTGTAGGTGAAATGTTTTGCTTCAGCTCTTGTATGTAAGTTCACGATTATGTTTTTTTGTGTTGTCAAAGTAAAATGTAAAATTTGATGATGAAGCCAGTAACAGTTTCTCTGTAAATTTGAATCAGTTTATTATAATGCATTACTTTTAAAAATATGTGTTTATTTTTCTTTAATATATCTTAAGATAATGCTTGTGATGTCACAACTTTATTTTCCGACTACATATTCTTTGGACTGCGATATTTAATGGTCCCATCGAGATTACTTAGAGCAAGTTTATTGATGTATCTTAATGGTGTATCTTATGTTAAATGGGATTAAAAGAAATAGAAGAAAAGAGAATTAGCCAAAAGACGTCTCCTAATTAAGGCCGAGAAGGGGCGTCTCTTGAGCGCCACGTGTCAGCCATCAATGGGAGAAAGGAGGGGTGTCCGCGTTGCTTCGGTTTCGTCTCTTCTTTTCTTTTTTTCTCTCCGGTTGTCTCCTCTCCTAGGCGAAAAGGCGATTCGACTGTCCTTCGGTGGCGCTCGTCAACGGAACGCCGTGTATCTCCGTGGCTCTTGTCGATGAAGGAAATCGGCGTCCTTTGTATCGGTTACTCTCGTCGACGAAGGAAGCCGGCGACATCTCTCTCCTTGTGGCTCCCGGAGACGAAGTCAGTCGGCGACATGTCTATCCGGCGGCTCTCTGAGACGAAGGAAAGCGGCGAGATCTCTCTCATGGTGGCTCTCGGAGTGTTTAGGAAAGCGGTGAACGGTGACATCTCTCTCCTGGTGGCTCTCGGAGACGAAGGAACACGGTGGCTGTCTCTGCGCAGGTCAATGGAAAGGTAAAGATCTGTTAATCAATCATGCATGTCTTATTAGATTGTGCTCCTTCATCGTTAATGTTTAGAAGTTAAACCATCTGATGCGTTTTGTTTTGTTTTTCTGTATTTGTGTCTCGAGATGGATTGATCAAGAGGCTCGAGATGGAGTGATCAAGAGGCAAGAATGAGGTCCCCGTCAGATAAAACCCCGACGATTGTTCATACAGGTAAAAGCTGAATCTTTGATCATTTGAATTAGATAAAAGATTGTTCTTTGCTATTTTAAATACGATTAAGCATTTGCTCTGTTGAATTGATAAAACCTTGCTCTTTGCTTTGTGATTTATGTTTGCTCTTGCAAATTGGATTAAAACCATGCGTATTATTCGTGTTTGAAATGATTAGAATTGGATAAAACATTTATGTTTGCTTTGATGAATTGGATAAGTCTTTGTAATTTTTTTTTTGTTTGGGGTTTGTGATATATGTTGTGAATGTAGTTGCCATTGTTGATTTAACTCTTGGTTGGTGGTTTGTGAAAGATGTTGCCATTGGTCATTTAACTCTTCTCTGAGATGAATTGAATCGTTTTTATGTGTTAGGTTAGGTAATAAATAGAATGTTAAGTGGTTAAATGAATTGAAATAAGATATTTTTTGCATGCGAAAATGGTTGTCTCTGTTTTAATAAATACAATTGATGTTCCATGCTGTGTTCGGTGTTAGAAATATGTCTAGTCGGGTATGGTTGGTTGGTTTGTGATCAATGCTTTGTTCTCTTCCACGTTTCTCATCTTTATTGAATCTATAAACATATTTCCTTTCCTCTTTCTTGAATTCACATCGAACCTTGTTCTTCTTCGTATAACTTAATCTCAAAGACTCTCGCTTTTGCGAGTGTCTCAGGGAAATTATCCAGGAGATCTACCACTGTAATGTCTTTTCGCCGCATCGATCAT
Coding sequences within:
- the LOC106343526 gene encoding uncharacterized protein LOC106343526; amino-acid sequence: MKEIGVLCIGYSRRRRKPATSLSLWLPETKSVGDMSIRRLSETKESGEISLMVALGVFRKAVNGDISLLVALGDEGTRWLSLRRSMERWIDQEARDGVIKRQE